A stretch of the Vigna radiata var. radiata cultivar VC1973A chromosome 9, Vradiata_ver6, whole genome shotgun sequence genome encodes the following:
- the LOC106774310 gene encoding uncharacterized protein LOC106774310 isoform X2 translates to MFSYSSFSFPPFLLRRADPRVSASFNIDTPQDPNSTSPHGSNANFDEEFRKGKERGRVMGGSDGGGGVVIGRKKKSKEKVEWVCSNCGYSAGQWWGVCRSCNVSGTMKEAKFSSDAGTVISGFSVLEDGVGSWLPQQEGELRPLRLAEVNRGIDHHHWRIPLSGPFGNEVCRVLGGGLIPGSLTLIGGDPGVGKSTLLLQLQSLQKGTIIVKHLQLYMSLVKRVLSKLVTERIVLGFNQIFIYIQDILKKVQHLSPGALIVDSIQTVYLKGIMGSPGGIMQVKECTSALLRFAKKTNIPVLLIGHVTKSGDIAGPRVLEHIVDVVLYMEGEKYTSHRMLRAVKNRFGSTDELGVFEMSHSGLQAISNASKMFLSEQHLDSEILAGLAVAVIMDGSRTFLIEIQALCLSSSTGSRQVNGIQLNRADMIISVLIKQAGLRLREHAVFLNVVSGLTLAETAGDLAIAAAICSSCLEIPIPNDIAFIGEIGLGGELRMVHRMDKRVYTVAKLGFRMCIVPKVAEKALGTEGLEKMKVVGCRNLKEVINTVFPNIMMKRR, encoded by the exons ATGTTTTCCTACTCCAGTTTTAGTTTCCCTCCTTTCCTACTTCGCAGGGCAGATCCAAGAGTAAGTGCAAGCTTTAACATTGACACCCCGCAGGACCCCAATTCAACCAGCCCTCATGGCTCGAATGCTAATTTTGATGAAGAATTTCGAAAGGGAAAGGAAAGAGGGAGAGTGATGGGTGGtagtgatggtggtggtggggtTGTTattgggaggaagaagaagtcGAAGGAGAAAGTTGAATGGGTTTGCAGCAATTGTGGGTACAGTGCAGGACAATGGTGGGGCGTGTGCCGTTCATGCAATGTATCTGGAACTATGAAAGAGGCCAAATTCAGTAGTGATGCTGGTACTGTGATTAGTGGGTTTTCAGTATTGGAAGATGGTGTTGGGTCTTGGCTACCGCAACAGGAAGGAGAGTTACGTCCCTTGAGATTGGCAGAGGTAAACAGGGGCATTGATCATCACCATTGGAGAATTCCTTT GTCTGGTCCCTTCGGAAATGAAGTTTGCAGAGTGCTTGGTGGTGGTCTCATACCAG GCTCCTTGACTTTAATTGGTGGTGATCCCGGTGTTGGGAAGAGTACTCTTTTGCTGCAG CTTCAATCATTGCAGAAGGGCACCATAATAGTAAAGCATCTCCAGTTGTATATGTCTCTGGTGAAGAG AGTGTTGAGCAAATTGGTAACAGAGCGGATCGTCTTAGGATTCAAtcagatatttatttatattcaa GATATATTGAAGAAAGTTCAGCATCTCTCTCCTGGGGCTCTAATTGTTGATTCAATACAAACTGTTTATTTAAAAGGAATAATGGGAAGTCCTGGAGGGATTATGCAG GTGAAAGAATGCACTTCAGCTTTACTTCGATTTGCAAAGAAGACAAACATCCCAGTTCTTCTG ATTGGACATGTGACAAAATCTGGAGACATTGCAGGACCTCGAGTTTTGGAGCATATTGTTGATGTTGTTCTGTATATGGAA GGTGAGAAGTACACTTCCCATCGTATGCTTCGAGCTGTGAAAAATCGATTTGGATCCACGGATGAG CTTGGAGTTTTTGAGATGTCACATTCAGGACTTCAGGCTATTTCAAATGCCAGTAAAATGTTTCTCAGTGAGCAACATCTGGATTCAGAAATTTTAGCTGGACTAGCTGTTGCTGTAATCATGGATGGGTCCCGGACATTTCTTATTGAAATCCAG GCACTTTGTCTTTCTAGTTCAACAGGTTCAAGGCAAGTTAATGGTATCCAACTAAATAGAGCTGATATGATCATATCC GTTCTTATAAAACAAGCTGGTCTTCGTCTCCGAGAACAT GCTGTATTTTTGAATGTTGTTAGTGGATTGACACTGGCTGAGACTGCTGGAGATCTTGCTATAGCAGCAGCAATTTGCAGCAG TTGCTTGGAAATCCCAATTCCAAATGACATTGCATTCATTGGTGAAATTGGCCTCGGTGGTGAGCTTCGCATG GTTCATAGAATGGATAAAAGGGTATATACCGTTGCGAAATTGGGTTTCAGAATGTGCATAGTACCAAAGGTTGCTGAGAAAGCTTTAGGAACTGAAGGtctagaaaagatgaaagttGTTGGTTGCAGGAATCTGAAAGAGGTTATTAACACTGTATTTCCCAATATAATGATGAAAAGGAGGTAG
- the LOC106774310 gene encoding uncharacterized protein LOC106774310 isoform X3: MFSYSSFSFPPFLLRRADPRVSASFNIDTPQDPNSTSPHGSNANFDEEFRKGKERGRVMGGSDGGGGVVIGRKKKSKEKVEWVCSNCGYSAGQWWGVCRSCNVSGTMKEAKFSSDAGTVISGFSVLEDGVGSWLPQQEGELRPLRLAEVNRGIDHHHWRIPLSGPFGNEVCRVLGGGLIPGSLTLIGGDPGVGKSTLLLQIASIIAEGHHNSKASPVVYVSGEESVEQIGNRADRLRIQSDIYLYSSNDVEDILKKVQHLSPGALIVDSIQTVYLKGIMGSPGGIMQVKECTSALLRFAKKTNIPVLLIGHVTKSGDIAGPRVLEHIVDVVLYMEGEKYTSHRMLRAVKNRFGSTDELGVFEMSHSGLQAISNASKMFLSEQHLDSEILAGLAVAVIMDGSRTFLIEIQALCLSSSTGSRQVNGIQLNRADMIISVSSYKTSWSSSPRTCCIFECC; encoded by the exons ATGTTTTCCTACTCCAGTTTTAGTTTCCCTCCTTTCCTACTTCGCAGGGCAGATCCAAGAGTAAGTGCAAGCTTTAACATTGACACCCCGCAGGACCCCAATTCAACCAGCCCTCATGGCTCGAATGCTAATTTTGATGAAGAATTTCGAAAGGGAAAGGAAAGAGGGAGAGTGATGGGTGGtagtgatggtggtggtggggtTGTTattgggaggaagaagaagtcGAAGGAGAAAGTTGAATGGGTTTGCAGCAATTGTGGGTACAGTGCAGGACAATGGTGGGGCGTGTGCCGTTCATGCAATGTATCTGGAACTATGAAAGAGGCCAAATTCAGTAGTGATGCTGGTACTGTGATTAGTGGGTTTTCAGTATTGGAAGATGGTGTTGGGTCTTGGCTACCGCAACAGGAAGGAGAGTTACGTCCCTTGAGATTGGCAGAGGTAAACAGGGGCATTGATCATCACCATTGGAGAATTCCTTT GTCTGGTCCCTTCGGAAATGAAGTTTGCAGAGTGCTTGGTGGTGGTCTCATACCAG GCTCCTTGACTTTAATTGGTGGTGATCCCGGTGTTGGGAAGAGTACTCTTTTGCTGCAG ATAGCTTCAATCATTGCAGAAGGGCACCATAATAGTAAAGCATCTCCAGTTGTATATGTCTCTGGTGAAGAG AGTGTTGAGCAAATTGGTAACAGAGCGGATCGTCTTAGGATTCAAtcagatatttatttatattcaagtAATGATGTTGAG GATATATTGAAGAAAGTTCAGCATCTCTCTCCTGGGGCTCTAATTGTTGATTCAATACAAACTGTTTATTTAAAAGGAATAATGGGAAGTCCTGGAGGGATTATGCAG GTGAAAGAATGCACTTCAGCTTTACTTCGATTTGCAAAGAAGACAAACATCCCAGTTCTTCTG ATTGGACATGTGACAAAATCTGGAGACATTGCAGGACCTCGAGTTTTGGAGCATATTGTTGATGTTGTTCTGTATATGGAA GGTGAGAAGTACACTTCCCATCGTATGCTTCGAGCTGTGAAAAATCGATTTGGATCCACGGATGAG CTTGGAGTTTTTGAGATGTCACATTCAGGACTTCAGGCTATTTCAAATGCCAGTAAAATGTTTCTCAGTGAGCAACATCTGGATTCAGAAATTTTAGCTGGACTAGCTGTTGCTGTAATCATGGATGGGTCCCGGACATTTCTTATTGAAATCCAG GCACTTTGTCTTTCTAGTTCAACAGGTTCAAGGCAAGTTAATGGTATCCAACTAAATAGAGCTGATATGATCATATCCGTGA GTTCTTATAAAACAAGCTGGTCTTCGTCTCCGAGAACAT GCTGTATTTTTGAATGTTGTTAG
- the LOC106773067 gene encoding uncharacterized protein LOC106773067, whose amino-acid sequence MASSQSGCSCSKTTGKGASHSSQGAVSRGGGITPICYCGDFAVLKVAKTARNAGRQFWACRHYKGAFTSGMSCNFFKWFGEENGDDRDGANVRQXNKRTTDMESAVKELQRKMKXVVGVGVVLIVLNIIILGLFLG is encoded by the exons ATGGCTTCTTCACAAAGTGGTTGTTCTTGTTCGAAGACAACGGGCAAAGGAGCTTCACATTCATCACAGGGTGCTGTTTCGAGAGGTGGTGGGATAACCCCTATTTGCTACTGTGGTGATTTTGCTGTACTGAAGGTTGCAAAAACTGCAAGGAATGCTGGGAGGCAATTTTGGGCATGTCGTCATTATAAG gGTGCATTTACAAGTGGGATGTCATGTAACTTTTTCAAGTGGTTTGGTGAAGAGAACGGTGATGATAGAGATGGTGCAAATGTGAGGCAAAGNAACAAGAGGACCACTGATATGGAAAGTGCTGTGAAAGAGTTGCAGAGAAAGATGAAGNTAGTAGTTGGAGTTGGGGTTGTTCTCATTGTGCTTAACATCATCATATTGGGGCTGTTTTTAGGTTGA
- the LOC106774310 gene encoding uncharacterized protein LOC106774310 isoform X1 has product MFSYSSFSFPPFLLRRADPRVSASFNIDTPQDPNSTSPHGSNANFDEEFRKGKERGRVMGGSDGGGGVVIGRKKKSKEKVEWVCSNCGYSAGQWWGVCRSCNVSGTMKEAKFSSDAGTVISGFSVLEDGVGSWLPQQEGELRPLRLAEVNRGIDHHHWRIPLSGPFGNEVCRVLGGGLIPGSLTLIGGDPGVGKSTLLLQIASIIAEGHHNSKASPVVYVSGEESVEQIGNRADRLRIQSDIYLYSSNDVEDILKKVQHLSPGALIVDSIQTVYLKGIMGSPGGIMQVKECTSALLRFAKKTNIPVLLIGHVTKSGDIAGPRVLEHIVDVVLYMEGEKYTSHRMLRAVKNRFGSTDELGVFEMSHSGLQAISNASKMFLSEQHLDSEILAGLAVAVIMDGSRTFLIEIQALCLSSSTGSRQVNGIQLNRADMIISVLIKQAGLRLREHAVFLNVVSGLTLAETAGDLAIAAAICSSCLEIPIPNDIAFIGEIGLGGELRMVHRMDKRVYTVAKLGFRMCIVPKVAEKALGTEGLEKMKVVGCRNLKEVINTVFPNIMMKRR; this is encoded by the exons ATGTTTTCCTACTCCAGTTTTAGTTTCCCTCCTTTCCTACTTCGCAGGGCAGATCCAAGAGTAAGTGCAAGCTTTAACATTGACACCCCGCAGGACCCCAATTCAACCAGCCCTCATGGCTCGAATGCTAATTTTGATGAAGAATTTCGAAAGGGAAAGGAAAGAGGGAGAGTGATGGGTGGtagtgatggtggtggtggggtTGTTattgggaggaagaagaagtcGAAGGAGAAAGTTGAATGGGTTTGCAGCAATTGTGGGTACAGTGCAGGACAATGGTGGGGCGTGTGCCGTTCATGCAATGTATCTGGAACTATGAAAGAGGCCAAATTCAGTAGTGATGCTGGTACTGTGATTAGTGGGTTTTCAGTATTGGAAGATGGTGTTGGGTCTTGGCTACCGCAACAGGAAGGAGAGTTACGTCCCTTGAGATTGGCAGAGGTAAACAGGGGCATTGATCATCACCATTGGAGAATTCCTTT GTCTGGTCCCTTCGGAAATGAAGTTTGCAGAGTGCTTGGTGGTGGTCTCATACCAG GCTCCTTGACTTTAATTGGTGGTGATCCCGGTGTTGGGAAGAGTACTCTTTTGCTGCAG ATAGCTTCAATCATTGCAGAAGGGCACCATAATAGTAAAGCATCTCCAGTTGTATATGTCTCTGGTGAAGAG AGTGTTGAGCAAATTGGTAACAGAGCGGATCGTCTTAGGATTCAAtcagatatttatttatattcaagtAATGATGTTGAG GATATATTGAAGAAAGTTCAGCATCTCTCTCCTGGGGCTCTAATTGTTGATTCAATACAAACTGTTTATTTAAAAGGAATAATGGGAAGTCCTGGAGGGATTATGCAG GTGAAAGAATGCACTTCAGCTTTACTTCGATTTGCAAAGAAGACAAACATCCCAGTTCTTCTG ATTGGACATGTGACAAAATCTGGAGACATTGCAGGACCTCGAGTTTTGGAGCATATTGTTGATGTTGTTCTGTATATGGAA GGTGAGAAGTACACTTCCCATCGTATGCTTCGAGCTGTGAAAAATCGATTTGGATCCACGGATGAG CTTGGAGTTTTTGAGATGTCACATTCAGGACTTCAGGCTATTTCAAATGCCAGTAAAATGTTTCTCAGTGAGCAACATCTGGATTCAGAAATTTTAGCTGGACTAGCTGTTGCTGTAATCATGGATGGGTCCCGGACATTTCTTATTGAAATCCAG GCACTTTGTCTTTCTAGTTCAACAGGTTCAAGGCAAGTTAATGGTATCCAACTAAATAGAGCTGATATGATCATATCC GTTCTTATAAAACAAGCTGGTCTTCGTCTCCGAGAACAT GCTGTATTTTTGAATGTTGTTAGTGGATTGACACTGGCTGAGACTGCTGGAGATCTTGCTATAGCAGCAGCAATTTGCAGCAG TTGCTTGGAAATCCCAATTCCAAATGACATTGCATTCATTGGTGAAATTGGCCTCGGTGGTGAGCTTCGCATG GTTCATAGAATGGATAAAAGGGTATATACCGTTGCGAAATTGGGTTTCAGAATGTGCATAGTACCAAAGGTTGCTGAGAAAGCTTTAGGAACTGAAGGtctagaaaagatgaaagttGTTGGTTGCAGGAATCTGAAAGAGGTTATTAACACTGTATTTCCCAATATAATGATGAAAAGGAGGTAG
- the LOC106774328 gene encoding mitochondrial-processing peptidase subunit alpha, which produces MYRAAASSFRRHLKGHGSKLGSTRSSTSAAVAARTSKGGLFSWLTGERSSSLPSLDIPLGGVVLPDPLPDSVEQSKTKITTLSNGLKIASETSPNPAASIGLYLDCGSIYETPFSSGASHLLERMAFKSTTNRSHFRIVREVEAIGGNIGASASREQMGYTFDALKTYVPQMVELLVDCVRNPAFLDWEVNEELRKVKAELGELSNNPQGLLLEAIHSAGYSGALAYPLLAPEAALNRLDGPSLEEFVAENYTAPRMVLAAAGVEHEELVSIAEPLLSDLPNVPRPDEPKSVYVGGDFRRHGESGGTHVALAFEVPGGWHKEKDAIVLTVLQMLMGGGGSFSAGGPGKGMHSRLYLRVLNEYQQIQSFSAFNSIFNNTGLFGIYASTSPDFAPKAVDIAAKELIAIASPGQVTQVQLDRAKKSTKSAVLMNLESRMIASEDIGRQILTYGERKPLEQFLKAVDEITLNDITKISQKIISSPLTMASYGDVLSVPSYESVNRKFHAK; this is translated from the exons ATGTACAGAGCAGCAGCTTCTTCGTTTAGAAGGCATCTCAAG GGCCATGGAAGCAAGTTGGGATCCACTAGGTCTTCCACTTCAGCCGCTGTAGCTGCAAGGACTTCCAAAGGTGGTTTGTTTAGCTGGCTTACTGGGGAGCGTTCTAGTTCTCTTCCTTCTCTGGATATACCCCTCGGTGGTGTTGTTCTCCCAGATCCACTTCCAGATTCTGTCGAACAAAGCAAGACCAAAATCACAACTCTTTCCAATGGACTTAAAATAGCATCAGAGACCTCGCCT AACCCTGCAGCTTCAATCGGGTTATATCTTGACTGTGGTTCTATCTATGAGACACCATTCTCAAGCGGAGCTTCACACTTGCTGGAGCGAATGGCTTTCAAAAGCACAACAAACCGTAGTCACTTTCGTATTGTAAGGGAAGTAGAAGCAATTGGTGGCAATATAGGAGCATCAGCCTCGCGGGAGCAAATGGGGTACACATTTGATGCCTTGAAAACCTATGTTCCACAAATGGTGGAACTATTGGTTGACTGTGTAAGGAACCCTGCATTCTTGGACTGGGAGGTCAATGAAGag CTCCGGAAGGTGAAAGCAGAGCTTGGAGAACTGTCAAACAATCCTCAGGGCTTGCTTTTGGAAGCAATTCACTCTGCTGGTTATTCTGGTGCATTGGCTTATCCTCTCTTGGCTCCTGAAGCGGCATTGAACAGATTGGATGGCCCCAGTTTGGAGGAATTTGTTGCT GAGAATTACACTGCACCTAGAATGGTACTTGCAGCAGCTGGGGTTGAGCATGAAGAACTTGTATCTATTGCTGAGCCACTTCTCTCTGATCTACCAAATGTCCCCCGTCCTGATGAACCTAAATCTGTCTATGTTGGAGGTGATTTTCGTCGTCATGGTGAATCAGGG GGTACACATGTTGCTCTTGCTTTTGAAGTGCCTGGTGGATGGCATAAAGAGAAAGATGCTATAGTTTTGACTGTTTTACAG ATGCTTATGGGAGGCGGTGGGTCATTTTCAGCAGGGGGCCCTGGAAAAGGGATGCATTCAAGGCTAT ATCTTCGTGTGCTGAACGAATATCAACAGATTCAATCCTTTTCTGCATTCAACAGCATCTTCAACAATACAGGATTGTTTGGCATTTATGCAAGCACT AGCCCTGATTTTGCGCCAAAGGCTGTGGATATAGCAGCCAAAGAACTAATAGCAATTGCTTCCCCTGGACAAG TTACACAGGTGCAGCTTGACCGAGCCAAAAAATCCACAAAGTCTGCTGTTCTAATGAATCTGGAATCTAGA ATGATTGCGTCAGAGGATATTGGAAGGCAGATTTTGACTTATGGAGAAAG GAAGCCTTTGGAACAGTTCCTGAAGGCTGTAGATGAAATCACATTGAACGATATCACCAAAATTTCTCAGAAGATTATTTCCTCACCTTTGACCATGGCATCATATGGGGATG TCCTTAGTGTGCCCAGTTACGAATCTGTAAACAGAAAGTTCCATGCAAAATGA
- the LOC106773714 gene encoding uncharacterized protein LOC106773714 translates to MFCFLSAPSHNTLHSLCSLTKTKPTLMISLLPCNTFLQTTSFFNPSKLPSTTQTQACFIPQTKTLHRRTRVQCSAGENQGEKRAFLSLEEAGLVEISGLSTHERFLCRLTISSLNLLKVISEQEGCPIEELNAAKVCDWFLKDKLKREQNIGSAVLQWDDSEFQF, encoded by the exons ATGTTCTGTTTCCTTTCTGCACCTTCCCACAACACTCTTCATTCTCTCTGTTCTCTCACAAAAACCAAACCAACACTAATGATTTCACTACTACCTTGtaacacttttcttcaaacaacCTCTTTCTTCAACCCTTCAAAGCTTCCAAGCACTACCCAAACTCAAGCATGCTTCATTCCACAAACCAAAACACTGCACAGAAGAACACGAGTGCAATGCAGTGCAGGAGAAAACCAGGGTGAGAAACGGGCGTTTCTGTCATTGGAAGAAGCTGGTTTGGTCGAGATATCAGGCTTGAGTACACATGAACGCTTTCTATGCCGTTTAACG ATATCATCCCTGAACTTGCTAAAAGTGATATCGGAGCAAGAAGGGTGTCCAATCGAGGAACTCAATGCAGCCAAGGTTTGTGATTGGTTCCTCAAAGATAAGCTCAAAAGAGAACAGAACATAGGCTCTGCGGTTCTTCAATGGGATGATTCCGAgttccaattttaa
- the LOC106773787 gene encoding stem 28 kDa glycoprotein-like, translating into MKVLVLFVATVLVACHASDYQMYPLRLKTGHVGQYSTAVLCASWRLGVEANNLIKWKTVPEACQEFVADYVLGNQYRSDSKTVCREAYFYAKTLNITDKDVFVFDVDETLLCNLQYYSKHGFGVERFNATAFANWVAEGEAYALPETLVLYDKLMSLGIKVVFLTERLVSQRAITVANLKDVGFDKWEKLILKDPAAYTGKSTLTYKATERRKLEESGYRIIGNVGDQWTDLMGSYRGLRTFKLPNPMYYIG; encoded by the exons atgaaggtgCTTGTTCTGTTCGTTGCTACAGTTTTGGTAGCATGCCATGCCTCAGACTACCAAATGTACCCTCTCCGACTGAAAACTGGCCATGTTGGGCAGTACTCCACGGCGGTTTTATGCGCAAGTTGGAGGCTCGGCGTGGAAGCAAACAACCTCATCAAATGGAAAACTGTCCCAGAAGCATGCCAAGAGTTCGTAGCGGACTATGTTCTAGGCAACCAATATAGATCAGACTCCAAAACTGTTTGTCGTGAAGCTTATTTTTACGCCAAAACTCTTAATATCACTGACAAAGACGTATTTGTGTTCGACGTAGACGAGACTTTGCTCTGTAATCTCCAGTATTATTCCAAGCATGGATTTGG GGTGGAGCGATTTAATGCTACAGCGTTTGCAAACTGGGTTGCTGAAGGAGAAGCATACGCACTACCCGAGACTCTTGTGCTGTACGACAAACTTATGTCTCTGGGCATCAAGGTTGTCTTTTTAACCGAAAGATTAGTGTCTCAGAGAGCTATAACTGTTGCCAACTTAAAGGATGTTGGATTTGACAAATGGGAAAAGTTGATTCTGAA GGATCCAGCTGCATATACTGGGAAATCAACACTTACATACAAAGCAACTGAGAGAAGGAAGCTGGAGGAAAGTGGTTACAGAATCATTGGAAATGTTGGAGACCAATGGACAGATTTGATGGGAAGTTACAGAGGTTTAAGGACCTTTAAGCTGCCTAATCCCATGTACTACATTGGTTGA